One Synechococcus sp. CC9605 genomic window carries:
- the grrA gene encoding GrrA/OscA1 family cyclophane-containing rSAM-modified RiPP encodes MKRSLIAFHALLASSAVLSQTAEASSTYTAPEYLNGAAKANSIEARIEAVRNTDWGSLLNGPEIEDELVAKSKWKNGKGKKFGNSRGKGKWGNGKSGNKWGNSRRTWGNGNYYGGWRNGGGGWGNGGGGFVNW; translated from the coding sequence ATGAAGCGTTCTCTGATTGCTTTTCATGCACTGCTGGCCTCCAGCGCCGTGCTCAGCCAGACAGCTGAAGCTAGCTCCACCTACACCGCTCCGGAGTATCTGAACGGAGCAGCCAAAGCCAACAGCATTGAAGCCCGAATTGAAGCGGTGCGGAACACCGACTGGGGCAGCCTGCTTAACGGTCCCGAAATTGAAGACGAGCTTGTCGCCAAGAGCAAGTGGAAGAACGGCAAGGGCAAGAAATTCGGCAACAGCCGCGGCAAAGGCAAGTGGGGCAACGGCAAGAGCGGCAACAAGTGGGGCAATAGCCGCCGCACCTGGGGCAACGGCAACTACTACGGCGGTTGGCGCAACGGTGGTGGTGGCTGGGGCAACGGCGGCGGCGGCTTCGTTAACTGGTGA
- the rpiA gene encoding ribose-5-phosphate isomerase RpiA translates to MADLQTQMKQAVADAAVEQIKDGMVLGLGSGSTAALMIQGLGAKLASGELKDIVGVTTSFQGEVLAAELNIPLLSLNAVSRIDLAIDGADEVDPGFQLIKGGGACHVQEKLVAARADRFVVVVDSTKLVDRLNLGFLLPVEVLPGAWRQVKQQLEALGGSAELRMAQRKAGPVVTDQGNLVLDAKLDGGISDPVALEQTINNIPGVLENGLFVNITDEVLVGEITDGVAGVRSLQKRLS, encoded by the coding sequence ATGGCTGATCTACAGACCCAGATGAAGCAGGCGGTGGCTGATGCCGCCGTGGAACAGATCAAGGACGGCATGGTTCTGGGCCTGGGGTCAGGCTCCACCGCCGCCCTGATGATTCAGGGCCTGGGGGCCAAGCTCGCCAGCGGAGAACTCAAAGACATCGTCGGTGTTACCACCTCTTTCCAGGGAGAGGTGCTGGCCGCTGAGCTCAACATCCCCCTGCTCAGCCTCAACGCCGTCAGCCGGATTGATCTGGCCATCGATGGTGCTGACGAAGTCGACCCTGGCTTCCAATTGATCAAGGGCGGTGGCGCTTGCCACGTGCAGGAAAAACTCGTGGCGGCACGGGCGGATCGTTTTGTAGTGGTGGTGGACTCCACCAAACTGGTGGACCGTCTCAACCTCGGTTTTCTGCTGCCGGTGGAAGTGCTACCCGGGGCCTGGCGCCAGGTGAAGCAGCAGCTGGAAGCTCTCGGGGGCAGTGCTGAGCTCCGAATGGCCCAGCGCAAGGCAGGCCCTGTGGTCACCGATCAGGGCAACCTGGTGCTGGACGCCAAGCTCGATGGCGGCATCAGCGATCCAGTGGCCCTGGAGCAGACGATCAACAACATTCCAGGTGTGCTGGAGAACGGCCTGTTCGTCAACATCACCGATGAGGTGTTGGTCGGTGAAATCACTGATGGCGTTGCGGGTGTCCGCAGTCTGCAGAAGCGCCTCAGCTGA
- a CDS encoding trypsin-like peptidase domain-containing protein — MAVAVLVGEGASAQALEHSFVADAVQRVAPAVVRIDTERTVERQPFDPTLLDPLLRDLLGDPPAGPERERGQGSGVVIDAKGLVLTNAHVVDRVESVSVTLADGEQRDGRVVGTDAVTDLALVRLEGDQLPPRAPLGDSEAMQVGDWAIALGTPFGLERTVTLGIVSSLHRNINSLGFADKRLELIQTDAAINPGNSGGPLVNGDGQVIGINTLVRSGPGAGLGFAIPINLARRVADQLQQQGEVVHPYIGLQLVALTPRIAREHNKDPNALVQLPERSGALVQAVLPDGPAEKAGLRRGDLLITVDEREIADPQALLEVVDAAAIDVPLPLKVLRAGRELTLSVKPEPLPGMA; from the coding sequence ATGGCTGTAGCGGTCCTGGTCGGTGAAGGTGCCTCAGCGCAGGCCCTGGAGCACAGCTTTGTGGCCGATGCCGTTCAGCGGGTTGCTCCGGCGGTGGTTCGGATCGACACCGAGCGCACCGTGGAACGTCAGCCGTTTGACCCCACGCTGCTTGATCCCCTGCTGCGGGACCTTCTGGGGGATCCTCCAGCTGGCCCGGAGCGGGAACGGGGCCAAGGCTCTGGTGTGGTGATCGATGCCAAGGGCCTTGTGCTCACCAATGCCCATGTGGTGGATCGGGTTGAGTCCGTCAGCGTCACCCTGGCCGACGGAGAACAGCGGGATGGACGGGTGGTGGGCACCGATGCGGTGACAGACCTGGCCCTGGTGCGTCTCGAGGGCGATCAACTGCCGCCACGGGCTCCCTTGGGTGATTCGGAAGCCATGCAGGTGGGCGATTGGGCGATCGCCCTCGGCACTCCATTCGGATTGGAACGCACGGTGACCCTGGGCATCGTCAGCAGCCTGCACCGCAACATCAACAGTCTTGGCTTCGCCGACAAACGGCTGGAACTGATTCAGACTGACGCTGCTATCAACCCCGGCAATTCCGGAGGGCCGTTGGTGAACGGCGATGGCCAGGTGATTGGCATCAACACATTGGTGCGGTCGGGACCTGGGGCCGGCCTCGGTTTTGCCATCCCGATCAACCTGGCCCGCCGAGTGGCGGATCAGCTCCAGCAGCAGGGTGAGGTGGTGCATCCTTACATCGGTCTGCAACTGGTGGCGCTCACACCGCGTATCGCGCGCGAGCACAACAAGGACCCCAATGCCCTGGTGCAGCTGCCGGAACGCAGCGGTGCCCTGGTGCAAGCCGTGCTTCCCGATGGCCCGGCCGAAAAAGCAGGACTGCGCCGCGGCGATCTGTTGATCACGGTGGATGAGCGCGAGATTGCTGACCCTCAGGCGCTGCTCGAGGTGGTGGATGCCGCCGCCATCGATGTTCCACTGCCTCTGAAGGTGCTGCGGGCGGGCCGCGAGCTGACCCTGTCCGTCAAACCTGAGCCCCTGCCTGGGATGGCCTGA
- the grrP gene encoding extracellular substrate binding-like orphan protein GrrP → MRALLAPAAALLALAGPVALTPQASAESTTLKAVIFEEVKPLYQKTDSAYEGLGVDVLEQIRIQAKRRKVDYRVAKSVNEGIGAVITGKADIACGVAFTWGRSTKVSYSLPFGVGGTRLLMASDTTVDGTPASLEGQTIGVVKDTASAQVLRNVVPGATLKNFTTPKEALDAFYAGEISILGGGTLWLAANSRIDKTALLPFRPYGRSGISCIVNQNNGKLLSSTNIALGQMMQAYMDGDAGTRRMINRWIGPGSDVGLSQDVIRSLYGLILSITAEINTPATPGI, encoded by the coding sequence ATGCGTGCACTTCTGGCTCCAGCGGCAGCTCTGCTTGCCCTGGCTGGCCCGGTTGCCCTCACCCCTCAAGCCTCCGCGGAGAGCACAACGCTCAAGGCGGTGATCTTTGAGGAGGTCAAGCCGCTATATCAAAAAACAGACTCCGCCTACGAAGGCCTCGGGGTTGACGTTCTTGAACAGATCCGGATCCAGGCCAAGCGCCGCAAAGTGGACTACCGGGTGGCCAAGTCGGTGAACGAAGGCATCGGCGCCGTAATCACCGGCAAGGCCGACATCGCCTGCGGCGTGGCCTTTACCTGGGGCCGCTCCACGAAAGTCTCCTACAGCCTTCCCTTCGGCGTTGGTGGCACCCGTCTGCTAATGGCCAGCGACACCACCGTCGATGGAACCCCGGCCTCACTGGAGGGCCAAACGATTGGTGTGGTGAAGGACACCGCCTCAGCCCAGGTGCTGAGGAACGTGGTCCCTGGCGCCACGCTGAAGAATTTCACCACCCCCAAGGAAGCGTTGGACGCCTTCTACGCGGGCGAAATTTCGATTCTTGGGGGCGGAACGCTGTGGCTGGCCGCCAACAGCCGCATCGACAAGACGGCGCTGCTGCCCTTCCGTCCCTACGGCCGATCCGGCATCAGCTGCATCGTCAACCAAAACAACGGCAAGCTGCTCTCCTCCACCAACATCGCGTTGGGCCAGATGATGCAGGCCTACATGGATGGTGATGCGGGAACGCGCCGCATGATCAACCGTTGGATCGGCCCCGGCAGCGATGTGGGCCTGAGCCAGGACGTGATCCGCTCCCTATACGGCCTGATCCTCAGCATCACAGCAGAGATCAATACCCCTGCGACACCAGGAATCTGA
- the hisD gene encoding histidinol dehydrogenase, which yields MSQPAVAPLRIVRDLDRAQTELKRLSSRTTQTQQGEARERVESILAAVRDRGDAAIADYTERFDGFRPEPMAVSPEALEQAWTSLPTNLRDALELAHRRITDFHQRQRPADLAVTGPHGEQLGRRWRPVERAGLYVPGGRAAYPSTVLMNAVPARVAGVKNVVICSPAGRDGAVNPVVLAAAHLAGVKTVFRLGGAQAVAAMAYGSESVPKVDVISGPGNLYVTLAKQAVYGQVAIDSLAGPSEVLVIADHSAKPDQVAADLLAQAEHDPLAAAVLITTDPALADGINAAVAEQLADHPRQEICEAALRDWGLVVVCDDLESCARLSDSFAPEHLELLVERPEPLADRIQNAGAIFLGPWSPEAVGDYLAGPNHTLPTCGAARFSGALSVETFMRHTSLIGFNRAALEATGSAVQELATSEGLHSHAESVRRRLS from the coding sequence GTGAGCCAGCCGGCCGTTGCTCCCCTTCGCATCGTGCGGGATCTGGACCGGGCCCAGACGGAGCTGAAACGGTTGTCGAGCCGCACCACGCAAACCCAGCAGGGTGAAGCCCGTGAGCGGGTTGAATCCATTCTCGCAGCGGTGCGCGACCGCGGTGATGCCGCCATTGCCGACTACACCGAACGGTTCGATGGCTTCCGGCCCGAACCGATGGCGGTGTCGCCCGAGGCCCTCGAACAGGCCTGGACGTCGCTGCCGACCAACCTGCGGGATGCCCTAGAGCTGGCCCATCGCCGCATCACCGACTTCCACCAACGCCAACGTCCCGCCGATCTGGCGGTGACGGGCCCCCATGGCGAACAGCTTGGGCGGCGCTGGCGACCGGTGGAGCGGGCGGGTCTCTACGTGCCCGGAGGACGGGCGGCCTACCCCAGCACCGTGTTGATGAATGCTGTTCCAGCCCGGGTCGCCGGCGTCAAAAACGTGGTGATCTGTTCCCCCGCTGGACGTGATGGTGCGGTGAACCCCGTGGTACTGGCAGCGGCCCACCTGGCCGGCGTGAAAACGGTGTTCCGCCTCGGAGGTGCCCAAGCTGTCGCCGCCATGGCCTATGGCAGCGAGAGCGTTCCCAAGGTGGACGTGATCAGTGGCCCCGGGAACCTCTACGTCACCCTGGCGAAACAGGCGGTGTACGGCCAGGTGGCCATCGATTCCCTGGCGGGACCAAGCGAAGTGCTGGTGATCGCAGACCACTCCGCCAAGCCCGATCAGGTGGCAGCGGATCTGTTGGCGCAGGCGGAGCACGACCCCCTGGCGGCTGCGGTGCTGATCACCACCGACCCTGCACTGGCCGACGGGATCAACGCCGCAGTGGCCGAACAGCTGGCCGATCACCCCCGCCAGGAGATCTGCGAAGCCGCTTTGCGGGACTGGGGGCTGGTGGTGGTCTGCGACGACCTTGAAAGCTGTGCCCGCCTCAGCGACAGCTTCGCTCCCGAACACTTAGAGCTGCTGGTGGAGCGGCCCGAGCCCCTGGCGGATCGCATTCAGAACGCCGGAGCCATTTTCCTAGGCCCCTGGTCTCCAGAAGCCGTGGGGGATTACCTGGCAGGCCCGAACCACACGCTGCCCACCTGTGGAGCCGCGCGTTTCAGCGGAGCCCTGAGTGTTGAGACCTTCATGCGCCACACCTCGCTGATCGGTTTCAACCGGGCTGCCCTAGAAGCAACGGGTTCAGCTGTGCAGGAGCTGGCCACCAGTGAAGGCCTGCACAGCCACGCTGAGTCGGTGCGGCGGCGCCTCAGCTGA